The following are encoded together in the Phaseolus vulgaris cultivar G19833 chromosome 9, P. vulgaris v2.0, whole genome shotgun sequence genome:
- the LOC137820647 gene encoding uncharacterized protein: protein MVATRNNNDAMAEQMTMIQILQAQMEELRQKGMEDHRQHEEDRRLQEEDRRLQEEDRHRQEEEIALLREQNARLQQQVDNPEREGQSHMADRTASRIPTPANTNPASRAETVERKSSKRGHPFTDEIITTPLPDKWRGLVITLYDGSTDPDEHLNVYKTQMTLYTTDNNVWCKVFPTSLQGEPLTWFTELPPNSINDFDILAAKFSTQYATSRPHHMSSMSLLAVQQEKGESLRTFLDRFNKACMNIRGLKQEVALHHLVSAIRPSRFTESLIKKPPQDMEDLRTRATKFMQIEEHIDYHQRFKVVGFGALKDQTQSKEREVETERTVRTTLRSDRNRGGRIPRFNSYTPLTVPRGRALDEALQTDLIPTLKQYQTPPNADTAKRCQYHQNFGHTTEGCQALKDKIEELIQAGHLRQFVKRTKSSRSPPRNTDRPSRGVDWSYRNDYKRHTDRSQTSRKRSESPVRRTRARSTSPDRNARPRQRVREVINMIAGPVNLGEPNHETNYIAGGFAGGGCSNSARKKHLRDIQSTHATTRRRPHIPPITFTDEDFTAIDPAQDDPMVITVEIDKFAIAKTLVDQGSSVDILYWDIFKKMRIPEAHIQPYNEQIAGFSGERVDTKGYIDLYTTFGEEDGLHKTINVRYLLVNAQTSYNILLGRPSINRLKAIVSTPHLAMKFPSANNDIATIHVDQKTARECYVASLKSEPTRRLYTTNTDDRVPQKRGRSPTRRSGRHMSRRQMIALVDLDPRMDDPRMEAGEDLHPFPLRDDRHTTHIGTSLKPDDRIAIGTTLVKNSDLFAWTAADMPGVDP from the coding sequence ATGGTTGCGACAAGAAACAACAACGACGCTATGGCAGAACAGATGACTATGATTCAAATCCTCCAAGCTCAGATGGAGGAACTGCGACAAAAGGGGATGGAAGACCATCGTCAACATGAAGAAGATAGACGCCTCCAAGAAGAAGATAGACGCCTCCAAGAAGAAGATAGACACcgccaagaagaagaaatcgccttattaagagagcagaatgcacgACTCCAACAACAGGTCGATAATCCCGAACGAGAAGGCCAATCCCATATGGCCGACCGAACCGCCTCTCGCATACCTACACCTGCCAATACCAATCCTGCTTCCAGAGCTGAAACAGTCGAAAGAAAGTCAAGTAAAAGGGGTCATCCTTTTACAGACGAAATTATCACCACTCCACTTCCTGACAAATGGAGAGGCCTCGTCATTACACTCTATGACGgctcgaccgacccggacgaacACTTAAATGTCTACAAGACGcaaatgactttgtataccACAGATAACAATGTGTGGTGTAAAGTATTTCCCACGTCGCTCCAGGGAGAACCTCTTACCTGGTTCACAGAGCTGCCTCCAAACTCCATTAACGATTTTGACATCCTAGCCGCAAAATTCTCCACTCAATATGCCACTAGCCGACCGCATCACatgtcctccatgtctctcctagcggtacaacaagaaaaaggtgaatctcTTAGAACCTTTCTAGATAGGTTCAACAAAGCATGCATGAACATCCGAGGGCTCAAACAAGAGGTTGCATTGCACCATTTGGTCTCGGCCATCCGACCGAGCCGTTTCACTGAAAGTCTCATCAAGAAACCACCTCAAGACATGGAGGACCTTCGAACTcgagcaaccaaattcatgcaaatcgaAGAACACATTGATTACCATCAACGGTTCAAAGTTGTCGGATTCGGAGCCCTTAAAGACCAAACTCAAAGTAAAGAAAGAGAAGTCGAAACCGAACGAACCGTCCGAACCACTCTAAGGTCCGACCGGAATAGGGGAGGCCGAATCCCCAGGTTTAACAGTTACACCCCTTTAACTGTGCCGAGGGGACGAGCCCTAGATGAAGCACTACAAACGGACCTAATCCCAACAttgaagcagtatcaaacacCACCAAATGCAGATACTGCTAAGCGTTGTCAATACCATCAGAATTTCGGTCACACGACCGAAGGATGTCAAGCTTTGaaggataaaattgaagaactcatccaagcTGGCCATTTACGGCAGTTCGTCAAGAGGACAAAGAGTTCAAGATCCCCACCACGGAATACTGACCGTCCTTCCCGTGGTGTCGACTGGTCGTACCGTAACGATTACAAACGCCACACTGACCGTAGCCAGACTTCGCGAAAACGCAGCGAAAGCCCCGTTCGGCGTACACGCGCCCGTAGCACAAGTCCCGACCGAAACGCCCGACCTCGCCAACGAGTCCGcgaagtcatcaacatgattgCTGGACCCGTTAACTTGGGCGAACCGAACCACGAAACAAATTATATAGCTGGAGGATTTGCCGGTGGCGGGTGCTCAAATTCCGCCCGAAAGAAACATCTCCGTGACATCCAGTCCACTCATGCTACCACGAGGAGGCGTCCACATATACCTCCGATTACTTTCACTGACGAAGACTTTACAGCCATAGATCCAGCCCAGGACGACCCCATGGTCATCACTGTAGAAATTGACAAGTTCGCAATTGCCAAGACTTTGGTAGATCAGGGTAGCTCGGTCGACATACTGTATTGGGACATTTTCAAGAAAATGCGCATCCCAGAAGCACATATTCAGCCCTATAACGAACAAATTGCAGGGTTCTCAGGTGAACGGGTCGATACTAAGGGGTACATAGACTTGTACACAACCTTTGGTGAGGAAGACGGCCTCCATAAAACAATAAACGTACGATACCTCCTGGTTAATGCACAaacttcctacaacatcctgctcGGTCGTCCGTCCATTAACAGATTAAAAGCCATTGTGTCCACTCCacacttagccatgaaattccccTCGGCTAACAACGACATTGCAACCATCCATGTCGATCAAAAAACCGCTAGGGAATGCTATGTAGCAAGTTTGAAAAGTGAGCCAACTCGACGACTCTATACAACCAATACGGACGACCGAGTCCCGCAAAAACGAGGACGTTCCCCCACACGGCGTTCCGGACGACACATGTCCCGTCGTCAAATGATAGCCCTTGTTGACCTCGACCCTCGCATGGACGATCCCCGTATGGAAGCAGGAGAAGACTTGCATCCATTCCCGCTTCGCGATGATCGCCACACTACGCACATCGGTACTTCGCTGAAACCGGACGACCGAATAGCCATCGGGACGACACTTGTTAAAAATTCCGATCTTTTCGCCTGGACGGCCGCTGATATGCCTGGCGTAGACCCATAG
- the LOC137821035 gene encoding protein SMALL AUXIN UP-REGULATED RNA 12, with product MAISMSEGGLAKCSRIRHIVRLRQMLRRWRSKARLSAHRGIPSDVPAGHVAVCVGSNSRRFVVRATYLNHPVFKKLLVEAEEEYGFSNHGPLAIPCDETLFEQLLRFISRSNRSDECHLPLRNNLDFCLQSQPLLH from the coding sequence ATGGCAATCTCAATGTCAGAAGGGGGTCTCGCAAAATGCAGCAGAATCAGGCACATTGTCAGGCTCCGCCAAATGCTGCGGCGGTGGCGCAGCAAGGCCCGCTTGTCGGCCCACCGAGGAATACCCTCCGATGTTCCGGCGGGACACGTGGCGGTGTGCGTGGGCAGCAACTCGAGGAGATTCGTGGTGCGCGCCACATACCTGAACCACCCTGTGTTCAAGAAGCTACTGGTTGAGGCGGAGGAAGAGTACGGGTTCTCCAACCACGGTCCTCTCGCCATTCCCTGCGACGAAACACTCTTCGAACAGCTCCTCCGCTTCATTTCACGCTCCAACCGCTCCGACGAATGCCACCTCCCTCTGAGAAACAACCTCGACTTCTGCCTCCAATCTCAACCACTACTCCACtga
- the LOC137820646 gene encoding uncharacterized mitochondrial protein AtMg00300-like, producing MRDGILKAISGALVMLKGERKNNLYYYQGSTMVGTEATTTSSSKKDAEATKLWHMRLGHAREKSLQILTKQGLLKGTKACKFEFCEHCVMGKQRRVKFGTAIHNTQGILDYVHSDVWGPAKTSSIGEAKKMIISRDVTFDESAMLKKVNQEGVDSTP from the exons atgcgagatggaattcttaaagcaatttcaggagcactggtgatgttgaaaggcgagAGGAAGAATaatttgtattactatcaaggtagtacaATGGTGGGGACAGAAGCGACAAcaacttctagctctaagaaggatgctgaggcaacgaagttgtggcatatgaggttgggacatgctagagagaaatccttgcaaattcttaccaagcagggattgttgaaaggtacaaAGGCTTgcaaatttgaattttgtgagcattgtgttatgggaaaacaacgaagagtgaagtttggcactgcaattcacaatacccaGGGTATTCtagattatgtgcattcagatgtgtggggacctgccaagacttcgtcaatcggag aggcaaagaaaatgattatcagcagggatgttacctttgatgaatctgccatgttaaagaaggtaaatcaaGAAGGAGTTGATAGTACTCCGtaa